TGGGTGAGCCAGTTAGACTTAGAGCACCTTACATGATATTAGACGGGTGAGCATCTGCATAACCCAGTGCCTTTCACTGACATCTGAAGAGCATCAAACCTGCAATTCTGGACTTCTTGTATACCTCTGGACCTCTGGAGCCCCCCATCACTGAATGTCAGtcatagaaatacacccatcacagGATGTTACCATAGTCCAAGACATTAAACTAGTCCATTAAtactgctttttttttgcaagcAAATTTTCTTGTAGTTGACGTGAGAAGCATATAAAACGTTATTCTTCTTATGCACTGACAATGTAGGTGGATCGATATCCAATCCTTCTTAAGCAGTAAAGTATctgtttaaaaaaggaaaaacatcatGTTAGCCTTATCTTATTCAAAATCTTTCTTTAACACTTCCTTTATTATTAGTGCCAGAttgaggttccttgggcccaccagaagatATCATCAATGCCATCTAATAGTATAGACACCGGTGGCAGATGACTGGCTCCAAAGGCAGCCAATTTTCTCTCTCTCCTGGATCTTTGAGGTCCACTATGGCAGCAGAGCCATGGCCCACTGGAAGAATCTCTGGTATTCTGATGGTCCAGTTTAATCCTGTTTACTACATTATTTGTATGAAATTGATCCATTTAAGAGAGATGGTTATGTTGAAATTGTAGTCCAGTCTCCTggcatcatgttatagagcaggaggaggataTTCAGTATAGTAATTTATCCATTCAAACCACTGATGATTCTGGATTTAGGAGTTCAATGGGTGGTCCTTCTCAGTGACTTACAGCTATCTGTACATGCAGAATACTATGTGCTTGGATCATCTACTTCTGCCTCCCATTACTAAACTAATTTGTATGGGACTATATACACAATAAAAATAAGTCACTTAAAATTAAGTACTTTGTGAGGCGGGTGGGTCAGGCCATTGGGTCACTTGTAAATTAACAGAGGGGATATCGCTTGAACATTTGTAGCTTATTTCAGAATCCACAACCACTGTTGTGGTCTGCTCCTCTGGTTCCATAACATGCTGGCCAGAGATTAGACTGCATTTTGGACTACTACTCTTAGGCAATCAGATGTCTCCCCACTTCCTTACCCCTGTCAATTATTCACTCCATGCAGTctcagagacacagagagagaaactgcagctgcatctcctgttttttttctcgatgttttttttttttgggggggggggggggggggttgatatgGAAGTTTGTGAACCTTCACAGACAGTTTTCAAGTAACATGAGGGGGCTACAGGCTGGTGGAAACAGTAGGACACAAACTTACCGAAAAGATTGTACCCATGATGGCAACTACACCAAGGATAACGGCAAGAGATATTAGGATGATGCCCCACACAGGAATAACATTGCTTGAGGACAAACCTGTAAACAAGAAAAAAAGGAAGATGTtaatataatattttattattgtaCTATTCCTTTTCTTAATTATCTATCACTATAAACATACCAGAAGTTGCTCCTGTGGATACATTGGTAATTGTGGAATTTTTGGAGGATTCACTTGTTGATTGTTGGCTAGTACTGCTTGAAGACTTCACTGTACTGGCAGTTTGTGCATGTGCACTGGTTGTAGTGGTTTTTGTTGTGCTGTTTGTGCTACCTAGAGAAGTAGATGTAACAGTTGTGTGTGATGTTGGATTCAAAGTCAATTTACTTGTTGTAGGAGTAACAACAGAAACAGATGTGGAAGCCTTAGTAGTTGTCCTAGCAGTCGATTGGATAAGGGTACTGTGGCTGGTATTTGGAGTGGAGAAGGTTGTAACTGGTTTGGTAGAAGAAGACGTAGTTCCGGTTGAAGTAGTTGAAGAATTTGTTGAATTAGTGGTGGAAAATGTCTTGCTGCTGGTGGTTGTGGTAGTTGTCACTGTGTTGTTTGAGGATGATTTTGCAATGGTCGAAGTGGTTGAAGCAGCAGTATTGCTAGTATTAGCGGTATGCTGACTACTACCGGTGGTGTAAGTTGTCACAGTGATGGATGGTGTTGTCTTTGCAGTGGTCAAAGTTCTGGGAGAAGATGAAGTGGTATTAGTAGGTCTTTGGCTACTGGAGGCATTAATGGTAGAGGTTAATGTGCTTGATGATGTTGTCTTGGTAGAAGGCAAAGTAGTTAAAGATGTTACAGTACTGTGGACACTGGATTCAGAATTGGTAGAGGTTGCTGTGCTTGATGATGTTGTCTTGATTGAGGGCAAAGTAGTTGAAGACTTTACAGTACTGTTAGTGGTAGAAGAGGACACAGTATTTTTTGATGTTGATGTGGTTGCAGTAGTATAAGTTGTAGCGCTGGTTGAGATTGCAGAAGATCCTATTGTACTTGTAGTTGTAGAATTTTGATTATTGAATGCAGTAAAATAAGTTGTTGTCTTGGGTGTGGTAGCTGAGGTACTCTTAATAGTAGTTGAAGCTATTGAATTAGTAGAAGGTTTCATTGTAGTGTTTACAGTAGTAAGAGAGGTTGTTGCATTGGTTAAGTTTGGTGTTGTGCTGGTAAATGTAGAGTTCTGAATATTGGATGAAGTAGAAGGAGATGCTGATGTTCCTGTGGAAGTTGACTTTGTGCTGGTCAAAGTAGATAAAGCTGGTACAGTATTATTAGGACTAGGATTGTGGGTACTAGCTGCTCTACTGGTTGAAGTAGTAGAGGAAGTTGTTGAATTACTGGTGGAAAGTGTCTTGCTGCTAGTGGTTGTTGTCACTGTGTTGACTGAGGATGATTTTGCAGTGGTCAAAGAGGTTGAGGCAGCAGTATTGCTAGTATTGGAGGTATGCTGACTCCTGCCGGTGGTGTGAGTTGACACAGTGCTGGATGGTGTTGTCTTTGCAGTGGTCAAAGTTCTGGGAGAAGATGAAGTGGTGTTAGTAGGTCTTTTGCTACTGGATGCATTAATGGTAGAGGTCGATGTGCTTGATGATGTTGTCTTGGTAGAAGGCAAAGTAGTTAAAAATGTTACAGTACTTTGGCTACTGGATGCAGAAATGGTAGAGGTTGCTGTACTTGACAATGTCTTTGTGGAGGGCAAAGTAGTTGAAGACTTTACAGTACTGTTAGTGGTGGAAGAGAGCACAATATTTTTTGATGTTGATGTTGTTGCAGTAGTATGAGTTGTAGCACTGGTTGAGATTGCAGAAGATCCTATTGTACTTGTAGTTGTAGAATTTTGATTATTGAATGCAGTAAAAAAAGTTGGTGTTGCATTGGGTTTGGTAGTTGAGGTACTCTTAATAGTAGTTGAAGCTGTTGAATTAGTAGAAGGTTTCATTGTGGTGTTTACAGTAGTAAGAGCGGTTGCATTGGTTGAGTTTGGTGTTGTGCTGGTAAATGTAGAGTTCTGAATATTGGATGAAGTAGAAGCAGATGCTGATGTTCCTGTGGAAGTTGACTTTGTGCTGGTCAAAGTAGATGAAGCTGGTACAGTATTATTAGGACTATGATTGTTAATACTAGCTGCTTTACTGGTTGAAGTAGTAGAGGAAGCTGTTGAAATACTGGTGGAAAGTGTCTTGCTGCTAGTGGTTGTGTTTTTTGTCGCTGTGTTGACTGATGATGTTTTTGCAGTGGTCGAAGTTGTTGAGGCAGCAGTATTGCTAGTACTAGAGGTATGCTGACTACTACCAGCGGTGTGAGTTGACACAGTGCTGGATGGTGTTGTCTTTGCAGTAGTCAAAGTTCTGGGAGAAGATGAAGTGGTTTTAATAGGTCTTAGGCTACTAGATGCATTAATGGTAGAGGTTGATGTGCTTGATGATGTTGTCTTGGTAGAAGGCAAAGTAGTTAAAGATGTTACAGTACTGTGGCTACTGGATGCAGAAATGGTAAAGGTTTCTGTACTTGACGATGTTGTCTTAGTAGAGGGCAAAGTAGTAATAGAATTAACAGTACTGTTAGTGGTAGAAGAGGGCACGTTAGTTTTTGATGTTGATGTGGTTGCAGTAGTATAAGTTGTAGCGCTGGTTGAGATTGCAGAAGATCCTATTGTACTTGTAGTTGTAGAATTTTGATCATTGAATGCTGTAAACGAAGTTGTTGCTGTCTTGGGTAAGGTATTTGAAGTGTTCTTAATAGTAGTTGAAGCTGTTGAATTAGTAGAAGGTTTCATTGTGGTGGCTACAGTAGTAGAGGAGGTTGTCACATTGGTTGAGTTTGGTGTTGTGCTGGTAAATGTAGAGTTCTGAATATTGAATGAAGTAGAAGGAGATGCTGATGTTCCTGTGGAAGCTGACTTTGTGGTGGTTAAAGTAGATGAAGCTGCTACAGTATTATTAGGAGTAGGATTGTTGGTACTAGCTGCTTCACTGGTTGAAGTAGTAGAGGAAGTTGTTGAATTGCCGGTGGAAGGTGTCTTGCTGCTAGTGGTTGTTGTCACTTTGTTGACTGAGGATGATTTTGCAGTGGTCAAAGTAGCAGTATTTGCAGTATTGCTAGTATAAGAGGTATGCTGACTGCTACCGGTGGTGTGAGTTGACACAGTGCTGGATGGTGTTGTGTTTGCAGTAGTCAAAATTCTGGGAGAAGATGAAGTGATATTAGTAGGTCTTTGGCTACTGGATGCATTAATGGTAGAGGTTAATGTACTTGACAATGTTTTCTTGGAAGAAGGCAAAGTAGTTGAGGATGATACAGTACTGTGGCTACTGGATTCTTTAATGTTAGAGGTTGATGTACCTGATGATATTGCCTTGGTAGAAAGCAAAGTAGTTGGAGATGTTAAAGTACTGTGGCTACTGGATGCATTAATGGTAGAGGTTGCTGTACTTGATGAAGTTGTCTTGGTAGATGGCGAAGTATTTGAAGACTTTACAGTACTGATAGTGGTAGAAGAGGGCGCAGTATTTTTTGATGTTGATGTTGCAGTAGTATGAGTTGTAGTGGTGGTTGAGATTGCAGAAGATCCTATTGTACTTGTAGTTGTAGAATTTTGATTATTGAATGCAGTAAAAAAAGTTGGTGTTGCATTGGGTTTGGTAGTTGAGGTACTCTTAATAGTAGTTGAAGCTGTTGAATTAGTAGAAGGTTTCATTGTGGTGTTTACAGTAGTAAGAGCGGTTGCATTGGTTGAGTTTGGTGTTGTGCTGGTAAATGTAGAGTTCTGAATATTGGATGAAGTAGAAGCAGATGCTGATGTTCCTGTGGAAGTTGACTTTGTGCTGGTCAAAGTAGATGAAGCTGGTACAGTATTATTAGGACTATGATTGTTAATACTAGCTGCTTTACTGGTTGAAGTAGTAGAGGAAGCTGTTGAAATACTGGTAGAAAGTGTCCTGCTGCTAGTGGTTGTGTTTTTTGTCACTGTGTTGACTGATGATGTTTTTGCAGTGGTCGAAGTTGTTGAGGCAGCAGTATTGCTAGTACTAGAGGTATGCTGACTACTACCAGCGGTGTGAGTTGACACAGTGCTGGATGGTGTTGTCTTTGCAGTAGTCAAAATTCTGGGAGAAGATGAAGTGGTTTTAATAGGTCTTAGGCTACTAGATGCATTAATGGTAGAGGTTGGTGTGCTTGATGATGTTGTCTTGGTAGAAGGCAAAGTAGTTAAAGATGTTACAGTACTGTGGCTACTAGATGCAGAAATGGTAGAGGTTGCTGTACTTGACGATGTTGTCTTAGTAGAGGGAAAAGTAGTAATAGACTTAACAGTACTATTAGTGGTAGAAGAGGGCACAGTAGTTTTTGATGTTGATGTGGTTGCAGTAGTATAAGTTGTAGCGCTGGTTGAGATTGCAGAAGATCCTATTGTACTTGTAGTTGTAGAATTTTGATTATTGAATGCAGTAAAAGAAGTTGTTGTTGTCTTGGGTAAGGTAGTTGAGGTGTTCTTAATAGAAGTTGAAGCTGTTGAATTAGTAGAAGGTTTCATTGTGGTGGTTACAGTAGTAGGAGAGGTTGTCGCATTGGTTGAGTTTGGTGCTGTGCTGGTAAATGTAGAGTTCTGAATATTGGATGAAGTAGAAGGAGATGCTGATGTTCCTGTGGAAGTTGACTTTATGGTGGTCAAAGTAGATGAAGCTGGTACAGTATTATTAGGACTAGGATTGTTGGTCATAGCTACTGTACTGGTTGAAGTAGTAGAGGAAGCTGTTGAATTACTGGTGAAAAGTGTCTTGCTGCTAGTGGTTGTGGTTGTTGTCACTGTGTTGACTGAGGATGTTTTTGCAGTGGTCAAAGTTGTTGAGGCAGCAGTATTGCTAGTACTAGAGGTATGCTGACTACTACCAGTGGTGTGAGTTGACACAGTGCTGGATGGTGTTGTCTTTTCAGTGGTCAAAGTTCTGGGAGAAGATGAAGTGGTATTAATAGGTCTTAGGCTACTGGATGCATTAATGGTAGAGGTTGATGTGCTTGATAATGTTGTCTTGGTAGAAGGCAAAATAGTTAAAGATGTTACAGTACTGTGGCTACTGGATGCAGAAATGGTAAAGGTTTCTGTACTTGACGATGTTGTCTTAGTAGAGGGCAAAGTAGTAATAGAATTAACAGTACTGTTAGTGGTAGAAGAGGGCACGGTAGTTTTTGTTGATGTGGTTGCAGTAGTATAAGTTGTAGCGCTGGTTGAGATTGCAGAAGATCCTATTGTACTTGTAGTTGTAGAATTTTGATCATTGAATGCTGTAAACAAAGTTGTTGTTGTCTTGGGTAAGGTATTTGAAGTGTTCTTAATAGTAGTTGAAGCTGTTGAATTAGTAGAAGGTTTCATTGTGGTGGCTACAGTAGTAGAGGAGGTTGTCACATTGGTTGAGTTTGGTGTTGTGCTGGTAAATGTAGAGTTCTGAATATTGAATGAAGTAGAAGGAGATGCTGATGTTCCTGTGGAAGCTGACTTTGTGGTAGTTAAAGTAGATAAAGCTGCTACAGTATTATTAGGAGTAGGATTGTTGGTAGTAGCTGCTTCACTGGTTGAAGTAGTAGAGGAAGTTGTTGAATTACTGGTGGAAGGTGTCTTGCTGCTAGTGGTTGTTGTCACTTTGTTGACTGAGGATGATTTTGCAGTGGTCAAAGTAGCAGTATTTGCAGTATTGCTAGTATAAGAGGTATGCTGACTACTACCGGTGGTGTGAGTTGACACAGTGCTGGATGGTGTTGTCTTTGCAGTAGTCAAAATTCTGGGAGAAGATGAAGTGATATTAGTAGGTCTTTGGCTACTGGATGCATTAATGGTAGAGGTTAATGTACTTGACAATGTTTTCTTGGTAGAAGGCAAAGTAGTTGAGGATGATACAGTACTGTGGCTACTGGATTCTTTAATGTTAGAGGTTGATGTACCTGATGATATTGCCTTGGTAGAAAGCAAAGTAGTTGGAGATGTTAAAGTACTGTGGCTACTGGATGCATTAATGGTAGAGGTTGCTGTACTTGATGAAGTTGTCTTGGTAGATGGCAAAGTATTTGAAGACTTTACAGTACTGATAGTGGTAGAAGAGAGCGCAGTATTTTTTGATGTTGATGTTGCAGTAGTATGAGTTGTAGTGGTGGTTGAGATTGCAGAAGATCCTATATTTCTTGAAGTTGTAGAATTTTGATTATTGAAAGCAGTAACATGAGTTGTCTTGGGTGTGGTAGTTGAGGTACTCTTAATAGTAGTTGAAGCTGTGGAATTAGTAGAAGGTTTCATTGTGGTGGCTACAGTAGTAGAGGAGGTTGTCACATTAGTTGAGCTTGGTGTTGTGCTGATTAATGTAGAGTTCTTAATATTGGATGAAGTAGAAGAAGATGCTGATGTTCCTGTGGAAGTTGACTTTGTGGTGGTCATAATAGATGAAGCTGCTACAGTAATATTATAACTAGGATTACTGGTACTGGCTGCTGTTATGAAAGATACCACAGTATTGCTTGAAGTTTTGTTTGTACTGGTTATAGTGCTAGTAGAAGGTTTGATTGTGATATTTGCAGTAGCATGTGATGCTTCAGTGGTTGAATTTGCCAGTGTATTGGTTGATATAGTAGATAGTAGAGTGCTGTTGGATGCAGTGGGAGGAGGTGTTGCTGGGCTTCTATTGGTACTTGAAGGATTCTGGGTGCTTATCCCTATGGTGGAGGTATTGCTTGAAGAAGGTGAAGAAGTTACATTATTAATCTTTGGCTCCTGGGTGGTGATTGCTATGGTTGAATTATTGTTTGTTGTTAGAGGGGTTGAAGAGCCGGATGCAATTGGAAAGTTAGGGGTCTGCGTAGTCATCGCAACAGTGGAAATTCTTGATATTGGAATAGCAGTGGCTAGAGATGCAGTAATTTTAGCAGAAGATCTGGTTGTGCTGGTTGAAGTCAAAGTTTTAGTTGTTGCATTATTTGAGGATGGTATCATAATACTTGTTACTATGCTGCTGGTAGCAGAGCTCTGATTACTAGTGCCTGTGATGGGTGATTGAAAAGAGCTTTTCGGTTGGTTACTGGTATAAATAATAATGGTGCTTGCTAATTTAGTAGTTTCTGTACTCAAAGTAGATGGGCTAATGGAAGTTGGTTGGTTACTTGTTCCAGCATTAGTTGAGTTGTTCCTAAGTGACGTTTGGCTACTCAATCCAGTGTTGAAAGTTGACAATGTACTATCAGTTAGAGGCAGGTTATTAGTTAGAGTATTTGATGTTGATGAACTTTGGCTCACAAATTGGCTGCTGGCACTTGGACTTGAAGACTGTCTAGTTGAAGAAAGCTGCCCGCTTGTTCTTGGATTTGCACTGGAAGATGTCAATGTGCTGTCTGATGATTGGCTACTTGTTCCAGCATTTGAGGTTGGAATGCTACTCACTAAATTAGTAGTTCCTGTACCCAAAGTAGATGGACTAATGGTAGATTGCTGGTTACTAGGTCCAGCATTAGTAGTTGTGCTAGTTTGGCTAGTTGCTCCAGTATTAAAAGTTGACAGTGTGAAACTTGAAGGAAGGATGGCACTGGTACTGAAAGACCCCAAAGGGCCATTTGTCACTGTAATAGCTGAAGATGACTTTACACTAGAGCCTGAGACTATTGCTCTGTAGGTCACCGATGGGCTAATGGTGATGCCAGCTGAAGAAGTATCGATACTGCTAGCAGATGACTGACTAGATGCTGCAATGCTACTAGACACACTGGCAAGAGCTATAGTACTGAATAATGTTTGGCCACTTACAACAGCACTTGTTAATGTTGAGGGGTTGATTGTTGATGGTTGACTGCTAGTTTTAGCACTTAATGATGCTGGACTGCCTGTGACAGTTGATTGTATTAGACTAATTGAAGTTGCAGCACTTGAAGAAGAGAATCCATTACTAGAAGAAGGCTGGTTACTAGATCCACTTGTAAAAGCTGTAGAACTGAGTGATGTTTGGTCACTTATAAAAGCACTGGAAAATTTCAGTAGGTTGGTTGTTGAGGGCTGACTACTGATGGCAGTACTAGACATTACTGGGGTGCCACTTACAGTTGATTGTACTGACGTTCCAGTACTTGAAATGAAATTATTACTAGAAGATGGTTGGTTATTAGATCCACTAATAAAAGCTGTACTACTGAATGGTGTTTGGCTGCTTACAGAAACACTAGAGAATGTTGATGGTTTGTTTGTTGGTGGCTGACTACTGGTTTCAGTACTCTGTATTGCTTGACTGCCACTTATGGTAGATTGTATTGGTGTTTCGACACTTGAAGAAGACAAGACATTGCCAGAAGTTCGCTGATTACTAGGTCTACTTGTAAAAGCTGTACTAATGAATGATTTTTGGTCACTTACTGAAGCACTAGAGATTGTTGATGGGTTGATTGTTGGTGGCTGACTACTGGTTTTAGTATTCAATATTGTTGGGCTGCCAGGTATAGTTGATGGTATTGGTGTACCTACACTTGCAGAAGAAAAGCCATTGCTAGAAGATGGCGGGTTACTAGATCCAGTTGTAAAAGCTGTTTTCCTGAAAGTTGATTGACTACTTACAGAAACACTAGAGAATGTTGATGGGTTTATTGTTGGAACTTGACTACTGGTTTCTTTACTTAGTGTTGCTGGGCTGCCAGTTACAGTTGAATGTATTGGTTTTTCGACACTTGAAGAAGACAAACCATTGCTAGAAGATGGCTGATTACTATGTCCACTTGTAACAGCTGTACTACTGAATGATGTTTGATTGCTTATCAAAGCACTAGAGATTGTTAAAAGGTTGATTGTTGCTGGCTGACTACTGGTTTCTGTATTCAATATTGCTGGGCTTCCAGTTACAGTTGATTGTATTGGTGTTCCaacacttgaagaagcaaagtcATTACTAGAAGATGGTTGGGTACTTGATTCACTTGTAACAGCTGTATTACTAAATGGTGTTGGGTTGCTTACAGGAACACTAGAGATTGTTGGTGCTTGACTACTGGTTTCAGAATTCATTATTGCTGGGCTGACAGTTACAGTTGATTGTATTGGTGTTCCTACACTTGCAGAAGATAAGCCATTGCTAGAAGATGGTTGGTTACTAGATTCAGTTGTGAAAGCTGTTTTACTGAAAGTTGATTGGCTGCTTACAGAAACACTAGAGAGTGTTGATGGGTTGATTGT
The Bufo bufo chromosome 8, aBufBuf1.1, whole genome shotgun sequence genome window above contains:
- the LOC120978178 gene encoding serine-rich adhesin for platelets-like is translated as MVLSLINNIRDLAVSGVSSPINQLIASSVEAQSTDTLLSLLQSILNTIVDAIKQIVNQINNALNSTSLPPTATVSTTTTATPTVTSTTSTTMTTTIPTSTSTTVTTSKASTTSTRSTSTSISTSSNAVLTSLNTATTFDTGTTNQLISTTISSQQSTSGATSSGFTLPSGTQTGSFLSSSNKLTTVNDQTASISTGVTDESSSQPSSSIFTSSTGTQSVVTSSLSTNQQTFSGDFSSGQTSFITLTLTTGSSNQPSTNTIYTSSSLGTSVQPIVTGSPETLSTETSSKPPTINPSTISGTSVSDQTSFISTDFTSSSSNQPSSSNLFSSSSIETPIQSTISGSPAIQRTETSSQPPTSKQSTSSSVSVSSQTPFSNTDVTSGISNPPSSSNDFASSSVGTPIQITGTGSPAILNTETRSQQPTINLSTISRTLISNQTSFSSTAVTSGHSNQPPSSNGLSSSSVETPIQSTVTVNPATLSAETSSQAPTINPSTFSSVSINSQSPFSNTAFTPATSNPPSSSNGLSSSSVETPIKSTVTSSPAILNTETSSQPPTINPLTISSASVSNKISFISTAFTSGPSNQPSSSNSFSSSSVETPIQSTTSGSPAKQSTGSQVPTTIPSIFSSPSLSSQTSFSSTAFTSEFSNQPSASTIFTSSSLGTSVQLTVNGSPVTLSTQTSSQAPTINPSTISSVPVSNQTPFSNTAVTIGSSNPPSSSNGFVSSSVGTPIQSTVTVSPATLSTETSSQAPTINPSTFSSVSISNQSPFSKTAFTTTSSNPPSSSNGLSSSSVGTPIQSTVTGSPTILNTETSSQPPTINPSTISSASVSDQTAFTSTAFTSGPSIQPSSSNGFSSSSVETPIQSTVTGSPAILSTETSSKAPTINPSTFSSVPVSNQTPFSNTAVTSGSDNLPSSSNLFSSSSVETPMQSTVSGRPAIQSTETSSQPPTINLSTIYSALISDQTSFSSIAITSGPSNQPSSGNGFASSSVETPIQSTVTGSSATLNTETSSQAPTNNPSTISSVSISNQSPFSKTAFTTTSSNPPSSSNGLSSSSVGTPIQSTVTGSPTILNTETSSQPPTINPSTISSASVSDQTTFTSTAFTSGPSIQPSSSNGFTSSSVETPIQSTVTRSPAILSTETSSQAPTINPLTISSVPVSNQTPFSNTAVISESSAQQSSSNDFASSSVGTPIQSTVTRSPAILNTETSSQPPTINPSTISSALISNQTSFSSTSVTSGQSNQPSSSNGLSSSSVEKPMQSTVTGSQPSLSTETSSEAQKINPSTISSVPVSNQTPFSNRAVTSGSSNPPSSNNGFVSSSVGTPIQSTVTVSPATLSTETSSQAPTINPSTFSSVSISNQSPFSKTAFTTTSSNPPSSSNGLSSSSVGTPIQSTVNGSPTILNTETSSQPPTINPSTISSASVSDQTAFTSTAFTSGPSIQPSSSNGFSSSSVETPIQSTVTGSPAILSTETSSKAPTINPSTFSTVPVSNQTPFSNTAVTSGSDNLPSSSNLFSSSSVETPMQSTVSGRPAIQSTETSSQPPTINLSTIYSALISDQTSFSSIAITSGPSNQPSSGNGFASSSVETPIQSTVTGSSATLNTETSSQAPTNNPSTISSVSISNQSPFSKTAFTTTSSNPPSSSNGLSSSSVGTPIQSTVTGSPTILNTETSSQPPTINPSTISSASVSDQTTFTSTAFTSGPSIQPSSSNGFTSSSVETPIQSTVTRSPAILSTETSSQAPTINPLTISSVPVSNQTPFSNTAVISESSTQQSSSNDFASSSVGTPIQSTVTGSPAILNTETSSQPLTINPSTISSALISNQTSFSSTSVTSGQSNQPSSSNCLSSSSVEKPMQSTVTGSPPSLSTETSSEAQKINPSTISSVPVSNQTPFSNRAVTSGSSNPPSSNNGFVSSSVGTPIQSTVTVSPATLSTETSSQAPTINPSTFSSVSISNQSPFSKTAFTTTSSNPPSSSNGLSSSSVKKPIQSTGSGRPAIQSTETSSQPPTINLSTIYSALISDQTSFSSTAVTSGPSNQPSSGNGFTSSSVETPIQSTVTGSPAILNTETSSQPPTINPSTISSALIGDQTSFSSTAVTSGHSNQPSSSNGLSSSSVETPIQSTVTGSPSTLSKETSSQAPTINPSTLSSVSVSSQSTFSKTAFTTESSNQPSSSNGLSSASVGTPIQSTVTVSPAIMNSETSSQAPTISSVPVSNPTPFSNTAVTSESSTQPSSSNDFASSSVGTPIQSTVTGSPAILNTETSSQPATINLLTISSALISNQTSFSSTAVTSGHSNQPSSSNGLSSSSVEKPIHSTVTGSPATLSKETSSQVPTINPSTFSSVSVSSQSTFRKTAFTTGSSNPPSSSNGFSSASVGTPIPSTIPGSPTILNTKTSSQPPTINPSTISSASVSDQKSFISTAFTSRPSNQRTSGNVLSSSSVETPIQSTISGSQAIQSTETSSQPPTNKPSTFSSVSVSSQTPFSSTAFISGSNNQPSSSNNFISSTGTSVQSTVSGTPVMSSTAISSQPSTTNLLKFSSAFISDQTSLSSTAFTSGSSNQPSSSNGFSSSSAATSISLIQSTVTGSPASLSAKTSSQPSTINPSTLTSAVVSGQTLFSTIALASVSSSIAASSQSSASSIDTSSAGITISPSVTYRAIVSGSSVKSSSAITVTNGPLGSFSTSAILPSSFTLSTFNTGATSQTSTTTNAGPSNQQSTISPSTLGTGTTNLVSSIPTSNAGTSSQSSDSTLTSSSANPRTSGQLSSTRQSSSPSASSQFVSQSSSTSNTLTNNLPLTDSTLSTFNTGLSSQTSLRNNSTNAGTSNQPTSISPSTLSTETTKLASTIIIYTSNQPKSSFQSPITGTSNQSSATSSIVTSIMIPSSNNATTKTLTSTSTTRSSAKITASLATAIPISRISTVAMTTQTPNFPIASGSSTPLTTNNNSTIAITTQEPKINNVTSSPSSSNTSTIGISTQNPSSTNRSPATPPPTASNSTLLSTISTNTLANSTTEASHATANITIKPSTSTITSTNKTSSNTVVSFITAASTSNPSYNITVAASSIMTTTKSTSTGTSASSSTSSNIKNSTLISTTPSSTNVTTSSTTVATTMKPSTNSTASTTIKSTSTTTPKTTHVTAFNNQNSTTSRNIGSSAISTTTTTHTTATSTSKNTALSSTTISTVKSSNTLPSTKTTSSSTATSTINASSSHSTLTSPTTLLSTKAISSGTSTSNIKESSSHSTVSSSTTLPSTKKTLSSTLTSTINASSSQRPTNITSSSPRILTTAKTTPSSTVSTHTTGSSQHTSYTSNTANTATLTTAKSSSVNKVTTTTSSKTPSTSNSTTSSTTSTSEAATTNNPTPNNTVAALSTLTTTKSASTGTSASPSTSFNIQNSTFTSTTPNSTNVTTSSTTVATTMKPSTNSTASTTIKNTSNTLPKTTTTLFTAFNDQNSTTTSTIGSSAISTSATTYTTATTSTKTTVPSSTTNSTVNSITTLPSTKTTSSSTETFTISASSSHSTVTSLTILPSTKTTLSSTSTSTINASSSLRPINTTSSSPRTLTTEKTTPSSTVSTHTTGSSQHTSSTSNTAASTTLTTAKTSSVNTVTTTTTTSSKTLFTSNSTASSTTSTSTVAMTNNPSPNNTVPASSTLTTIKSTSTGTSASPSTSSNIQNSTFTSTAPNSTNATTSPTTVTTTMKPSTNSTASTSIKNTSTTLPKTTTTSFTAFNNQNSTTTSTIGSSAISTSATTYTTATTSTSKTTVPSSTTNSTVKSITTFPSTKTTSSSTATSTISASSSHSTVTSLTTLPSTKTTSSSTPTSTINASSSLRPIKTTSSSPRILTTAKTTPSSTVSTHTAGSSQHTSSTSNTAASTTSTTAKTSSVNTVTKNTTTSSRTLSTSISTASSTTSTSKAASINNHSPNNTVPASSTLTSTKSTSTGTSASASTSSNIQNSTFTSTTPNSTNATALTTVNTTMKPSTNSTASTTIKSTSTTKPNATPTFFTAFNNQNSTTTSTIGSSAISTTTTTHTTATSTSKNTAPSSTTISTVKSSNTSPSTKTTSSSTATSTINASSSHSTLTSPTTLLSTKAISSGTSTSNIKESSSHSTVSSSTTLPSSKKTLSSTLTSTINASSSQRPTNITSSSPRILTTANTTPSSTVSTHTTGSSQHTSYTSNTANTATLTTAKSSSVNKVTTTTSSKTPSTGNSTTSSTTSTSEAASTNNPTPNNTVAASSTLTTTKSASTGTSASPSTSFNIQNSTFTSTTPNSTNVTTSSTTVATTMKPSTNSTASTTIKNTSNTLPKTATTSFTAFNDQNSTTTSTIGSSAISTSATTYTTATTSTSKTNVPSSTTNSTVNSITTLPSTKTTSSSTETFTISASSSHSTVTSLTTLPSTKTTSSSTSTSTINASSSLRPIKTTSSSPRTLTTAKTTPSSTVSTHTAGSSQHTSSTSNTAASTTSTTAKTSSVNTATKNTTTSSKTLSTSISTASSTTSTSKAASINNHSPNNTVPASSTLTSTKSTSTGTSASASTSSNIQNSTFTSTTPNSTNATALTTVNTTMKPSTNSTASTTIKSTSTTKPNATPTFFTAFNNQNSTTTSTIGSSAISTSATTHTTATTSTSKNIVLSSTTNSTVKSSTTLPSTKTLSSTATSTISASSSQSTVTFLTTLPSTKTTSSSTSTSTINASSSKRPTNTTSSSPRTLTTAKTTPSSTVSTHTTGRSQHTSNTSNTAASTSLTTAKSSSVNTVTTTTSSKTLSTSNSTTSSTTSTSRAASTHNPSPNNTVPALSTLTSTKSTSTGTSASPSTSSNIQNSTFTSTTPNLTNATTSLTTVNTTMKPSTNSIASTTIKSTSATTPKTTTYFTAFNNQNSTTTSTIGSSAISTSATTYTTATTSTSKNTVSSSTTNSTVKSSTTLPSIKTTSSSTATSTNSESSVHSTVTSLTTLPSTKTTSSSTLTSTINASSSQRPTNTTSSSPRTLTTAKTTPSITVTTYTTGSSQHTANTSNTAASTTSTIAKSSSNNTVTTTTTTSSKTFSTTNSTNSSTTSTGTTSSSTKPVTTFSTPNTSHSTLIQSTARTTTKASTSVSVVTPTTSKLTLNPTSHTTVTSTSLGSTNSTTKTTTTSAHAQTASTVKSSSSTSQQSTSESSKNSTITNVSTGATSGLSSSNVIPVWGIILISLAVILGVVAIMGTIFSILYCLRRIGYRSTYIVSA